The Vibrio tubiashii DNA window ATCAACGATAATGACACCGTCGGCAAGGTTGTTGAGGATATCTTGCTCACGCAGCTTACTGGCGACAATGGAATGCTCTGCTCGTTGGAGGCGCTGGTCGACAATAGAAGCGACGAATGTTGCAGCGCATATTAGCAGCACAAATAGAGCCACGATCAAGGCAATGTTGTGAGCATCGCTCATATGGTTATGTACGGTTGGGGTTTCGGTTAAGGCGTAAAAGCTCACTGCGCCCATAGCCGTGTAATGCATACCAGCGACCGAAAGGCCCATAATAGGAGCTATTAAGGCACGATGAGTAACGTTTTCTCCAAAATGGCGATTGCGAAGTTTGATCATATAGATTGAGATGCAAGCAAACAAAAAAGCAATCAGAATAGAGAGAACAAACCAGACGAAGTCATAGACCATTAGAGCGTCCATCTGCATCGCTTCCATGCCAAGGTAGTGCATCGAGCCAATACCCAGTGCTAAGTACAGGGCACTAAGCTGAATATCTAATAGTGAGAATCGTTGACTATAAAGGACTTGAAACGCGAAGTAAGCGCCTACGACTGGTGGGATAAAGGACAACGCGGTGATACCAGGATGATAGGACATTTGCGCAGGAACCATGTAGGCCAACATACCAGTAAAGTGCATAGCCCATACACCGAGGCCAAAAACTATACTGCCAAATAAACGCCACAAACTTATTGTTTTCGCCTCATTAGAACCCCACATTCGCTCAATGACGATCAAACATGAATAGGCAGCAAGGCTAGATATGAGTACAGAGAGCAAGACCAAAGAGTAGTGAAACTCTCCTTGGAGTAAATTGTAATCCTCTAAGTCAACAGATTTAAATCGCCAAAACTCTACCATAGCCCAACCTGTCCTTTGTTTACGTTGTTAGTTATTCCATTAAGGCGCTGATTAAAAACTCTGCGCTTTTTCTTCACTCTTCGCTTGTTCGTGTTCTTCTGGCTCTATCATGGTTACCCAAACTTCCCCAGCGACAGCTTTGTTCTCTAGGCAGTGGTGCACAATGTTCATCAAGGTTTGAGTTACTCTCTGACCTTTTCGTGCAATAAGCTGGTCACGGTTGGTTCGAATCTCCTGCTCAATAATCATATTGGGGTTTAAGAAACTAACATCGACGAAAATTTTTGGTGGTTCAAAGTCGAGCGTCGATTTAAAAGCGCTCAGTATGCTTGGGTCATAGAGGTGATCTTGGTTGTCGAGCTGCTCAACGGCATCAGGGATGGTGTAGCCGGCACTTTCTAGTTTTATATAGTCACAGACAACCTTAAGCATTCTTGAACCGTAGGGTAAGTCGGTTCCCTGAACGTCATCAATAGGATTACCTTCTCCATTAAAGCCTTTCTCTTGGTAGAGAATAGTCTTAGCGATACCACCCATCCTTGGGATTTGTTTAAGCAAATCAGAGGAAAGGCACGGGTGTTGCTCGAAGAGTTGACGATCTTCTTCAGTGACGACTTGTCCACTACTAATATTTTCTAAGGTGCTTTGGGGAAAAATAATAAAGCCGAGTTGAGACAACTGAACCATAGGCTCAAAACTCCAATGAGGTTTTATGTTAAGCGCTTTACCTAACTGCTGCATATGGAATTGAACTTTATTACTGCGGTCATTGATTTCAGGGTTGACAAGAGAAACAACATCGCTCAGGACATTAATGACGCCTTTTAACGTCTTGTTAAGCAGCACTTTCTCTGCAACGATAAGCTCGTATTGCCGAATGGCAGCGTTAATAAATCCTAGTAGTTGCTCTGGCGTACAGGGTTTATTGATAAAACGAAATACGTCGCCTAAGTTGACGGCATCGACCGCTGTTTGTTGGTCAGCATTCCCTGTAAACATCATACGTACAGTGTCAGGTGATTTTTCTTTTACGGCTTGCAGCAATTGAAGTCCGTTCATGACAGGCATTTGCATATCAGACACAATCACAGCGTACTGCTTCTTGGAGATGAGTTCGAGTGCTTGCTCGCCACTGTTTGCAAGATCGATATCGACATGACTTCTCAAAGTTCGACGAAATGAATTAAGGATGTTCACCTCATCATCAACTAAGAGTACAGGCTTTTTCATTGTTAATACTCGTGTAGTTGCATTATAAATTTAGTGTAGTACAGACAGTAGCTTATGAAGACTAATTAAGTGTTTTGTTGCTTATAAATTAGAGAAGTGCGAAGTAGGAAGTTTTATCGAGTTGATAATTGATCCAGTCAGGGAGTGGCGGTTGATGAAAAAGGAGGAGATAACTCCTCCTATGTTCCAACAGTAAAAGAAAACTATTTCCCCACAAAAGCGACAACAACCTTATCGTCACCTAGGGTTCTAGAGAACACATAAGCATTGTCATTGTCTATAGGCTGATGTTTACCTGCGCCAATTGCTGGGTGGTTGTGGCGGAACTGACCGACGGTTTGCCAGTGAGAAAGTAAAGCTTTTCTTTGTTCATCTAACTTCCAAACCATATCGGAGCGAGTCCCTTGGTGGAAATCATCCGCGTATGGGCCAAGCTCACGGCCGACTTCATCACCATAGTAAACCTGAACGGCGCCAGGGCTTAGGAGTAGGGCATTGGCAGCATTACGTTGCATGTCAAAAGACTT harbors:
- a CDS encoding HD domain-containing phosphohydrolase; the encoded protein is MKKPVLLVDDEVNILNSFRRTLRSHVDIDLANSGEQALELISKKQYAVIVSDMQMPVMNGLQLLQAVKEKSPDTVRMMFTGNADQQTAVDAVNLGDVFRFINKPCTPEQLLGFINAAIRQYELIVAEKVLLNKTLKGVINVLSDVVSLVNPEINDRSNKVQFHMQQLGKALNIKPHWSFEPMVQLSQLGFIIFPQSTLENISSGQVVTEEDRQLFEQHPCLSSDLLKQIPRMGGIAKTILYQEKGFNGEGNPIDDVQGTDLPYGSRMLKVVCDYIKLESAGYTIPDAVEQLDNQDHLYDPSILSAFKSTLDFEPPKIFVDVSFLNPNMIIEQEIRTNRDQLIARKGQRVTQTLMNIVHHCLENKAVAGEVWVTMIEPEEHEQAKSEEKAQSF